A window of Theropithecus gelada isolate Dixy chromosome 14, Tgel_1.0, whole genome shotgun sequence contains these coding sequences:
- the LOC112606664 gene encoding LOW QUALITY PROTEIN: mas-related G-protein coupled receptor member X1-like (The sequence of the model RefSeq protein was modified relative to this genomic sequence to represent the inferred CDS: inserted 1 base in 1 codon), translating to MDPTIPALDTKLTPINRTEATPCYKQTLSFMGLTCIISLVGLTGNAVVLWLLGFRMHKNAFSIYILNLSMADFLFLSGRFIYSLLSFISVPQTISKILYPVMMFSYFAGLSFLSAMSTERCLSILWPVWYRCRRPTHLSVVLCVLLWVVSLLRSILEWMFCGLLFSGADPVWXFITVAWLIFLCVVLCVSSLVLVVRILCGSRKMPLTRLYVTILLTVLVFLLCGLPFGVQFFLFLWIHVDRKVLYCHVHLVSMFLAALNSSANPIIYFFVGSFRQRQNRQNLRLVLQRALQDTPEVDEGGGRLPEETLELSGSRSEQ from the exons ATGGATCCAACCATCCCAGCCTTGGACACAAAACTGACACCAATCAACCGAACTGAGGCGACTCCTTGCTACAAGCAGACCTTGAGCTTCATGGGGCTGACGTGCATCATTTCCCTTGTCGGACTGACAGGAAACGCGGTTGTGCTCTGGCTCCTGGGCTTCCGCATGCACAAGAACGCCTTCTCCATCTACATCCTCAACTTGTCCATGGCCGACTTCCTCTTCCTCAGTGGCCGCTTTATATATTCCCTGTTAAGCTTCATCAGTGTGCCCCAAACCATCTCTAAAATACTCTATCCTGTGATGATGTTTTCCTACTTTGCAGGCCTGAGCTTTCTGAGCGCCATGAGCACTGAGCGCTGCCTGTCCATTCTGTGGCCCGTGTGGTACCGCTGCCGCCGCCCCACACACCTGTCAGTGGTCCTGTGTGTCCTGCTCTGGGTCGTGTCCCTGCTGCGGAGCATCCTGGAGTGGATGTTCTGTGGCCTCCTGTTTAGTGGTGCGGATCCTGTTT ATTTCATCACAGTCgcatggctgatttttttatgtgTGGTTCTCTGTGTGTCCAGCCTGGTCCTAGTTGTCAGGATTCTCTGTGGATCCCGGAAGATGCCGCTGACCAGGCTGTACGTGACCATCCTGCTCACAGTGCTGGTCTTCCTCCTCTGTGGCCTGCCCTTCGGCGTtcagtttttcctatttttatggATCCACGTGGATCGGAAAGTCTTATATTGTCATGTTCATCTAGTTTCTATGTTCCTGGCCGCTCTTAACAGCAGTGCCAACCCCATCATTTACTTCTTCGTGGGCTCCTTTAGGCAGCGTCAAAATAGGCAGAACCTGAGGCTGGTTCTCCAGAGGGCTCTGCAGGACACGCCTGAGGTGGATGAAGGTGGAGGGCGGCTGCCTGAGGAAACCCTGGAGCTGTCGGGAAGCAGATCGGAGCAGTGA